From Onychostoma macrolepis isolate SWU-2019 chromosome 05, ASM1243209v1, whole genome shotgun sequence, one genomic window encodes:
- the ubac1 gene encoding ubiquitin-associated domain-containing protein 1, whose translation MFVQEEKIFAGKVLKVHICTMEGTEWLEEVTEDTTIEKLKEKCLKHYVHGSLEDPKTLTHHKLVHAATERILAESKTVAEENLKDKDCLLLIKKRPPLAPPKMADISSEEKKKQENKAPDKEAILKATANLSTRNTDRTVTQHNIRDFQTELRKILVSLIEVAQKLLALNPDAVELFKKANAMLDEDEEDRVDETALQQLTEMGFPESRAVKALRLNHMSVTQAMEWLIEHVDDPMVDTPLPGQDTPGAAAAAAPAPAPAPSATALGARARLSSQASLEEAKQDELTEIFKRIRRKREFRPDSRAVIALMEMGFDEKEVIDALRVNNNQQDAACEWLLGDRKPTPEDLDKGIDTNSPLFQAILENPVVQLGLTNPKTLLAFEDMLENPLNSTQWMNDPETGPVMLQISRIFQTLNRT comes from the exons ATGTTCGTGCAGGAGGAGAAGATCTTTGCAGGCAAAGTCCTGAAGGTCCACATCTGTACCATGGAGGGCACTGAGTGGCTGGAGGAAGTCACGGAAGACACCACTATAGAGAAACTCAAGGAGAAATGCTTAAAGCAT TATGTCCATGGAAGTCTAGAGGATCCTAAAACTCTTACACATCACAAACTCGTTCATGCTGCCACTGAGAGAATTCTCGCAGAATCCAAAACAGTTGCTGAGGAAAATCTTAAAGACAAAG ACTGCTTATTATTGATAAAGAAAAGACCTCCACTGGCTCCACCAAAAATGGCCGACATATCTTCTGAAGAGAAG AAGAAGCAAGAGAACAAAGCACCAGATAAGGAGGCCATCCTCAAAGCCACAGCAAACCTGTCCACTCGTAACACTGACCGCACTGTAACTCAACACAATATCAGAGAT TTTCAAACAGAGCTGAGGAAGATTCTGGTCTCACTTATTGAGGTGGCTCAGAAGCTGCTGGCTCTGAATCCAGATGCTGTTGAGCTCTTCAAAAAGGCCAATG CCATGCtggatgaggatgaggaggacCGTGTGGATGAAACGGCCCTGCAGCAGCTGACTGAGATGGGTTTCCCTGAGAGTCGTGCTGTGAAGGCTCTGCGCTTAAACCA CATGTCTGTGACCCAGGCAATGGAATGGCTGATTGAGCATGTGGATGACCCCATGGTTGACACTCCTCTGCCTGGACAGGACACCCCAGGGGCGGCGGCCGCAGCAGCCCCTGCCCCTGCTCCAGCTCCCTCTGCCACAGCTTTAGGAGCCCGGGCCCGTCTGTCCTCCCAGGCCAGCCTAGAGGAGGCCAAACAAGATGAACTGACAGAGATCTTCAAACGGATCCGGAGGAAAAGAGAATTCAGGCCTGACTCACGG GCAGTCATTGCGCTGATGGAGATGGGCTTCGATGAGAAGGAGGTGATTGATGCCCTTCGCGTCAATAATAATCAACAGGATGCAGCT TGTGAATGGCTGCTTGGTGACAGAAAGCCCACCCCTGAGGATCTGGACAAGGGCATTGATACCAACAGTCCCCTGTTTCAGGCCATCCTGGAGAACCCCGTGGTACAGCTTGGTCTCACAAACCCCAAGACTCTTCtag CATTTGAGGACATGCTGGAGAACCCGCTGAACAGCACACAGTGGATGAACGATCCTGAGACAGGTCCTGTCATGCTCCAGATCTCCAGAATCTTCCAGACACTCAATCGCACGTAA
- the entr1 gene encoding endosome-associated-trafficking regulator 1, giving the protein MSKHRTKKLIIEDDEPNQDELNPFSFKEFVRNKNQQPCPTEATEVCDGAFHVEQDYNTSIDFATKGPFFTDPSALCQPSENEPEATWIESCHPSALDGSHDFELCGTLDLGAYSEQSSLCSDEREANLTEWELGDSDFLPKNHLARRSTGSYEGDEETSVIDISFHPKRGNAENGTKNPQQLREENSLLRKQVKELLRRSESDSKRIKQLTDELHSKKLQEEREAKALETMVQSVEQNLQLMTKRAVKAENSISKLKQEIQQLQGQLEGYKSENERLRCRETTALTTMRHNAQVASEYLNKAAQDAETSIKQLLSGGETLCFVSQLLTSIDKITEIHD; this is encoded by the exons ATGTCTAAACACAGGACGAAAAAGCTCATCATTGAAGATG ATGAGCCAAACCAAGATGAGCTGAATCCATTTTCTTTCAAGGAGTTCGTCAGAAACAAAAACCAGCAGCCTTGTCCTACAGAAGCCACAGAG GTGTGTGATGGAGCATTCCACGTCGAACAGGACTATAACACCTCCATAGATTTTGCCACGAAGGGGCCTTTCTTCACGGACCCCTCTGCTCTCTGTCAGCCTTCTGAAAACGAACCTGAGGCAACATGGATTGAAAGCTGCCACCCATCAGCCCTTGATGGTTCTCATGACTTTGAACTATGTGGTACTTTAGACCTCGGTGCTTACTCTGAGCAGTCATCTCTGTGCAGTGATGAGAGGGAAGCAAATCTAACTGAATGGGAACTGGGTGATTCTGACTTCCTGCCAAAGAACCACTTAGCTAGAAGAAGCACAGGAAGCTATGAGGGTGATGAAGAGACTTCAGTGATTGACATTTCCTTCCATCCGAAGAGGGGTAATGCTGAAAACGGCACAAAGAATCCCCAACAG ctTAGAGAAGAAAATTCTCTACTCAGAAAGCAAGTCAAAGAACTCCTTAGAAGGTCAGAATCTGACTCCAAAAG GATCAAACAACTGACAGATGAGTTGCACAGCAAGAAGTTacaggaggagagagaggcTAAGGCTTTGGAGACAATGGTGCAGTCAGTAGAACAAAACCTTCAGTTAATGACG AAGCGAGCAGTCAAAGCTGAAAATAGTATTTCAAAATTGAAACAAGAGATACAACAACTCCAG GGCCAGCTTGAAGGATATAAAAGTGAAAATGAGAGGCTAAGATGCAGAGAAACTACAGCCTTAACTACAATGAGACACAATGCACAAGTGGCCTCTGAGTACCTTAACAAAGCAGCTCAAGATGCTGAGACTTCTATCAA gCAGTTGCTGTCAGGAGGAGAGACACTCTGTTTTGTTTCCCAGTTATTGACATCTATTGACAAGATCACCGAGATTCATGATTGA